The Pedobacter roseus genome contains a region encoding:
- a CDS encoding Crp/Fnr family transcriptional regulator, which yields MNIENIYGEDKWAAFGGFSPLITVFKSYHPLSPEIEDIINRYTFPVRFAKNKHIASPLKHNRYIFLILEGAVHGYLKMGNKKITTWIAAENELAGTIRNLWENEISDEYIETIDPVFAIAIPHVMSKLLYENFPIANYVGRKMTEIYFQGATERAYICRLPTALKRYQRFLISYPHLINRVPLKYVASFIGMRLETLSRIRKQAIIETEK from the coding sequence ATGAATATTGAAAATATTTATGGTGAAGATAAATGGGCTGCATTTGGTGGTTTTTCGCCACTTATTACGGTCTTTAAGTCTTACCACCCGCTCAGTCCTGAAATTGAAGACATTATTAACCGTTACACATTTCCTGTCCGTTTTGCTAAAAACAAACACATTGCTTCGCCATTAAAACACAACCGTTATATTTTCCTCATTTTAGAAGGGGCCGTACATGGCTACCTAAAAATGGGAAATAAAAAAATTACCACCTGGATTGCTGCAGAAAATGAACTGGCAGGAACAATCAGAAATTTATGGGAGAATGAAATCTCAGACGAGTACATCGAAACCATCGATCCGGTATTTGCAATTGCCATTCCGCACGTAATGTCTAAACTGCTTTACGAAAATTTCCCTATAGCAAACTACGTAGGTAGGAAGATGACCGAAATTTATTTTCAGGGCGCAACTGAAAGGGCGTACATCTGCAGGCTTCCTACCGCATTAAAACGCTATCAAAGGTTCTTGATTTCTTATCCTCACCTGATTAACCGTGTACCATTAAAGTATGTGGCTTCATTTATAGGCATGCGACTTGAAACACTGAGCAGAATCAGGAAACAAGCCATAATTGAAACCGAAAAATAA
- a CDS encoding cellulase family glycosylhydrolase, which produces MKIKTSIAMMAVMLSACLMGCEKKELITETPPDIGKTEVIDAQKANVESVGAAGIAGVNWADGRDNFVDGWVIPSGLTAGDNYTTVSAKANAILTGFQNNMPGVNTVRLPINPPSVAEAWWGAYTGAIDRALSKNMKVILACWESASSHNGTIDDTTQFWAMWQTVVNKYGSNANVYFEPMNEPYGYTLAQLTTIYAEWLSRYPNVSKGRILLGGTGYSENVTAVGADSRFSSCLLSLHNYAFWATRTQSAWEADWRSRFGSYASRTVVTEYGAAMTTGKNYTGSVGSDNEIAYIVGSTNVFRNDKVASVYWPGLRDNDSYSIQNRGGSGTNITLTTTNQSGLTRIRYGWGL; this is translated from the coding sequence ATGAAAATTAAAACGTCAATCGCAATGATGGCCGTGATGTTAAGCGCGTGCTTAATGGGCTGTGAAAAGAAAGAATTAATTACAGAAACTCCGCCTGATATCGGAAAAACAGAAGTTATAGATGCTCAAAAGGCAAATGTAGAATCGGTTGGTGCTGCGGGTATTGCAGGTGTAAATTGGGCCGATGGCCGCGACAATTTTGTTGATGGCTGGGTAATCCCCTCAGGCTTAACCGCTGGTGATAATTATACCACAGTATCGGCAAAGGCCAATGCGATATTGACAGGTTTTCAAAATAATATGCCGGGTGTAAATACCGTAAGATTACCAATTAATCCGCCTAGCGTAGCAGAAGCATGGTGGGGTGCATATACTGGTGCAATAGATCGTGCACTAAGCAAGAATATGAAAGTGATTTTGGCTTGTTGGGAGAGTGCATCTTCTCATAATGGTACTATTGATGATACCACTCAGTTTTGGGCCATGTGGCAAACCGTAGTTAACAAATACGGAAGTAATGCTAATGTATATTTCGAACCTATGAATGAGCCCTATGGTTATACCTTAGCTCAGTTAACCACTATTTATGCCGAATGGCTTTCCCGTTACCCCAATGTAAGCAAAGGCCGGATTCTTTTGGGTGGTACCGGCTATTCGGAAAATGTAACCGCTGTTGGGGCAGACAGCCGCTTTTCGAGTTGCCTCTTATCCCTGCATAATTATGCATTTTGGGCTACCAGAACACAATCGGCCTGGGAAGCCGACTGGCGAAGCCGTTTTGGAAGTTATGCAAGCCGTACTGTGGTTACGGAATATGGTGCAGCCATGACTACAGGTAAAAATTATACCGGTTCGGTTGGTAGCGATAATGAGATTGCCTATATAGTTGGTTCTACCAATGTATTTAGAAACGATAAAGTTGCCAGCGTGTACTGGCCAGGGCTTAGAGATAACGACAGTTACAGTATTCAGAACCGTGGCGGAAGCGGAACAAATATTACCTTAACTACCACCAATCAATCGGGATTAACCCGTATCAGGTATGGTTGGGGTTTATAA
- a CDS encoding glycoside hydrolase family 35 protein, whose protein sequence is MKPIIKNLMPFVILITCLTSFKGYAQSPHTFKLADSVFLLDNKPFQIISGEMHYPRIPREAWRDRMKMAKAMGLNTIGTYVFWNVHEPQKDQFDFSGNNDIAEFVRIAKEEGLWVLLRPSPYVCAEWEFGGYPFWLQNIKGLQVRSKEAQYLKEYKEYLTEIGKRLAPLQVNHGGNILMVQVENEYGSYGNDKEYLKINTQLFKDAGFDGVLSTCDPVPALEGGHLAGLLPGVNGIDNPAQIRTLIKKYNNGTGPYFVPEWYPAWFDWWGTKHHQVDPKVYANKLDTVLKGGISINMYMFHGGTTRGFMNGANYNDSTAYEPQISSYDYDAPLDEAGNATPKFKLFREAIKKNLPANQTLPAVPAAKPAAALPVITFNKSTDIFNLIGKPQLNENPLTFEALNQPYGFVLYSSTIKGGRKGVIKINELRDYGLVYINKKLAGVLDRRLYQDSLVLDLPAGNVQLDILVENMGRINFGPYLLKNNKGITKNVTFNGEEIKSWKMYPLPFDKIDNQKIQPKVNSQSAAVLKSASFNLTKVADTYLDMRQWGKGLVWVNGHNLGKYWAIGPQQTIYLPAEWLEKGKNEIVVFELLKPTQHTLSSLAKPILNELKK, encoded by the coding sequence ATGAAGCCTATTATTAAAAATTTAATGCCCTTCGTAATCCTGATTACTTGTTTAACGAGCTTTAAGGGTTACGCGCAGTCTCCGCATACTTTCAAACTTGCTGATTCTGTTTTTTTGCTCGATAATAAGCCTTTCCAAATCATCTCAGGCGAAATGCATTACCCCCGGATACCGAGAGAAGCATGGCGCGATAGAATGAAAATGGCTAAAGCAATGGGTTTAAATACCATTGGTACTTACGTATTTTGGAATGTACACGAACCACAGAAAGACCAGTTTGATTTTTCTGGCAATAATGATATTGCAGAATTTGTACGTATCGCAAAAGAAGAAGGATTATGGGTATTGCTTCGTCCCAGTCCTTATGTATGTGCCGAATGGGAGTTTGGCGGTTATCCATTTTGGTTACAGAACATCAAAGGTTTGCAGGTAAGGAGTAAAGAAGCACAATATTTAAAAGAATACAAAGAATACCTTACCGAGATTGGTAAACGTTTAGCACCATTGCAGGTTAACCATGGTGGCAACATCTTAATGGTACAGGTAGAAAACGAATATGGATCTTATGGGAATGACAAAGAATACCTGAAGATCAATACCCAGCTCTTTAAAGATGCCGGTTTTGATGGCGTGCTTTCTACCTGCGATCCTGTTCCTGCATTAGAAGGTGGTCATTTGGCGGGTTTGCTTCCAGGTGTAAATGGTATCGATAACCCCGCCCAGATTAGAACGCTGATCAAGAAATATAACAATGGTACCGGACCTTATTTTGTGCCAGAATGGTACCCGGCCTGGTTCGATTGGTGGGGTACAAAACACCATCAGGTAGATCCAAAAGTGTATGCCAATAAACTAGATACCGTACTTAAAGGAGGGATTTCTATTAACATGTATATGTTTCACGGCGGTACAACCAGAGGTTTTATGAATGGGGCAAACTATAACGATTCTACCGCTTACGAACCGCAGATTAGTAGTTATGATTATGATGCCCCTTTAGATGAGGCAGGGAACGCCACGCCAAAGTTTAAGCTTTTCCGCGAAGCGATTAAAAAGAATTTACCCGCAAACCAAACACTTCCTGCTGTACCTGCCGCCAAGCCGGCTGCAGCATTGCCTGTAATCACCTTTAACAAATCAACAGACATCTTTAACCTTATTGGGAAACCGCAATTAAATGAAAATCCATTAACCTTCGAAGCCCTTAACCAGCCTTATGGTTTTGTATTATACAGCAGCACAATAAAAGGTGGACGTAAAGGCGTAATTAAAATCAACGAGCTGCGTGATTACGGCTTAGTGTATATCAATAAAAAACTTGCAGGTGTTTTAGACAGACGCCTTTATCAGGATAGTTTAGTGCTTGATCTTCCTGCTGGCAATGTGCAATTGGATATTTTAGTAGAAAACATGGGTCGGATTAATTTTGGGCCTTACCTGCTTAAAAATAACAAAGGGATTACCAAAAATGTAACTTTTAATGGTGAAGAGATTAAGTCGTGGAAAATGTACCCCCTGCCATTTGATAAAATAGATAACCAAAAAATACAGCCTAAAGTAAATAGCCAGTCTGCGGCGGTACTTAAATCGGCTTCCTTTAATTTAACAAAAGTTGCCGACACGTATTTAGATATGCGCCAGTGGGGAAAAGGACTGGTATGGGTTAATGGACATAATTTGGGTAAATATTGGGCTATTGGACCACAACAAACCATTTATTTACCTGCAGAGTGGCTTGAAAAGGGAAAGAATGAAATTGTAGTTTTCGAACTGCTTAAACCTACGCAGCATACATTAAGCAGCTTAGCTAAACCTATTTTAAATGAACTAAAAAAATAA